One stretch of Brevibacillus laterosporus DNA includes these proteins:
- a CDS encoding MBOAT family protein: MVFSSLIFLYYFLPITILLYFLVPTALKNVILFAASLVFYAWGEPVYVFLMLFSTVFDYANGLLIENFRHRKGISRAIFISSLAGSLGILGFFKYGGFVVDNLNHWLSLNLQAADLPLPVGISFYTFQTMSYIVDVYRDRVPVQKNILSFGLYVTMFPQLVAGPIVTYSGIAKQLSFRKVTLERFGEGAELFIGGLAKKVLLANNIGILWANVKAMPAEEVTVISAWLGIIAFSFQIYFDFSGYSDMARGLGKMFGFDFMENFKYPYISKSITEFWRRWHISLGTWFREYVYIPLGGNRVGMLRQFINLFVVWFLTGLWHGASWNFVIWGLYFGVLIMIEKWILLSWVQKSHAFVGHVYTLIIVIVGWVFFEMEHVSDAWTFIQTMFGFGSHGVSDDQSFYYLSSNLILLLLLALCATPFPRKAVLYVREKFHWAGGIAVFTMHFLFLLLTTAFLVNDTYNPFLYFRF; the protein is encoded by the coding sequence TTGGTATTCAGCAGTCTCATCTTTCTTTACTATTTTCTGCCGATAACGATTTTACTCTATTTTTTAGTGCCCACAGCTCTGAAAAATGTGATTCTCTTTGCCGCCAGTTTGGTGTTTTATGCGTGGGGAGAACCTGTATACGTATTCCTCATGCTCTTTTCAACCGTCTTTGATTATGCAAACGGACTATTGATAGAAAACTTCAGGCACCGCAAAGGGATTAGCAGAGCTATTTTTATCAGTTCGCTTGCCGGAAGCCTGGGCATTCTCGGGTTCTTCAAATATGGCGGATTTGTCGTGGACAATCTTAATCACTGGCTTAGCCTGAATTTACAAGCTGCAGACCTTCCACTTCCGGTGGGAATTTCCTTTTATACGTTTCAAACGATGTCTTATATCGTGGATGTGTACCGTGATCGAGTGCCTGTACAAAAAAATATCCTGTCCTTTGGGCTTTACGTGACGATGTTTCCACAGTTGGTGGCAGGACCGATCGTTACATACAGCGGTATTGCCAAGCAACTATCCTTTCGAAAAGTGACGTTGGAACGATTCGGCGAAGGAGCGGAATTGTTTATCGGAGGACTTGCCAAGAAAGTGCTGCTTGCTAATAACATCGGTATTCTGTGGGCGAATGTGAAAGCGATGCCTGCAGAAGAAGTCACAGTTATTTCCGCCTGGCTTGGAATCATTGCCTTTAGTTTTCAGATTTATTTTGACTTCAGCGGATATTCGGATATGGCGCGCGGTCTAGGAAAAATGTTCGGCTTCGATTTTATGGAAAACTTCAAGTACCCTTACATTTCGAAAAGCATAACGGAGTTCTGGCGCAGATGGCATATTTCTTTAGGCACCTGGTTTCGGGAATATGTGTATATACCCCTTGGAGGGAACCGGGTAGGCATGCTGCGGCAGTTCATCAACTTGTTTGTAGTCTGGTTTTTAACCGGTCTATGGCATGGCGCCAGCTGGAATTTTGTGATTTGGGGCTTGTATTTCGGGGTGTTGATCATGATTGAAAAATGGATTCTTTTAAGCTGGGTGCAAAAGTCGCATGCCTTTGTCGGGCATGTCTACACGCTTATCATCGTGATCGTAGGATGGGTATTCTTTGAAATGGAGCATGTTTCTGACGCCTGGACATTCATCCAAACGATGTTCGGCTTCGGTTCGCATGGCGTATCTGATGATCAATCGTTTTACTACCTGTCCAGCAATTTGATTCTTTTGCTTTTGCTGGCCTTGTGCGCAACACCATTTCCGAGAAAGGCTGTTTTGTACGTGAGAGAAAAATTCCATTGGGCAGGAGGTATTGCTGTTTTTACTATGCATTTCCTTTTCCTGCTTCTGACCACTGCTTTCTTGGTCAATGATACGTACAATCCTTTCTTATACTTTCGATTTTGA
- a CDS encoding DUF4358 domain-containing protein, with protein sequence MAGIYSSIGCGCRKWLSLFLACTILFCGMSGCSSEGEDTSIHTAIEVGEHIKQAVNLEKMKQGDMAKLQKLYHIAPEEVEDFILFTASSNVEADELLVLKVKDLNQVDVVKENVQKRIEAQTLKFRDYRPEEYHLVEKHVWKAKGQFVLFVVSKEADQIERAFEEALQ encoded by the coding sequence ATGGCAGGAATTTATTCGAGCATAGGTTGTGGTTGCAGGAAATGGTTGTCTTTATTCCTTGCTTGCACAATTCTGTTTTGTGGGATGTCTGGTTGTTCTAGTGAGGGAGAAGATACCTCCATTCATACAGCGATCGAGGTCGGAGAACACATCAAGCAAGCCGTGAATTTGGAAAAAATGAAGCAAGGTGATATGGCCAAGCTACAAAAGCTTTATCACATTGCTCCTGAGGAGGTCGAGGATTTCATCCTATTTACCGCTTCATCTAATGTGGAGGCAGACGAACTCTTGGTACTGAAAGTGAAAGACCTGAATCAGGTGGATGTCGTCAAAGAAAATGTGCAAAAACGAATTGAGGCCCAAACCCTTAAATTCAGAGACTATCGTCCGGAAGAATATCATCTCGTTGAAAAACATGTTTGGAAGGCGAAGGGCCAATTTGTTCTGTTTGTGGTTTCCAAGGAAGCCGATCAAATTGAACGTGCATTTGAAGAGGCTCTTCAGTAA
- a CDS encoding restriction endonuclease subunit S: MKLEDIVTVKIGRNLSRGSEKNDLSLVAYSYEDLINDLDGSFLDSQASSYTGNPNHKEGYLSSAGDVVFSFVSSKAGIVSDSNQGKIISQNFAKLIIEHDQLDSSYLCYALNESYSMKKQMAISMQGSTVPKLTPAILKELEIKLPSIEKQRTIGKAYFFLRKRQALAKKQAELERQLYLEVLKQLDQQ; encoded by the coding sequence ATGAAGCTTGAAGATATTGTAACAGTTAAGATAGGAAGAAACTTGTCTAGAGGAAGCGAGAAAAATGATCTATCTTTAGTTGCTTATTCATACGAGGACTTAATAAATGATTTAGATGGCTCATTTTTAGACTCACAAGCTAGCTCTTATACTGGAAATCCAAATCATAAAGAAGGCTATTTAAGCAGTGCTGGAGACGTTGTTTTCAGCTTTGTTAGTTCCAAAGCCGGAATAGTAAGTGACTCAAACCAAGGAAAGATCATTAGCCAAAACTTTGCTAAACTCATTATTGAGCATGATCAATTGGATAGCAGCTATTTATGCTATGCATTGAATGAATCATATTCAATGAAAAAGCAAATGGCAATTTCCATGCAAGGAAGTACTGTGCCAAAATTAACCCCAGCGATACTAAAAGAGTTGGAAATCAAGTTACCAAGTATTGAGAAACAACGGACGATTGGAAAAGCTTATTTCTTTTTGAGAAAGCGTCAAGCTTTGGCAAAGAAACAAGCAGAACTTGAAAGGCAACTTTATTTAGAAGTATTGAAGCAATTAGACCAACAATAG
- a CDS encoding type I restriction-modification system subunit M, with translation MAELNAKLFSAADNLRSKMDASEYKNYLLGLIFYKYLSDKLLEKVVEIADESLEEYNTQEKQTQLYRNLLADKEIKNDLIETLVDTLNYDIEPEYLFNILANQAKQNTFQLNDLNKAFIDLSTKYDQFNGLFDDVDLKSKKLGSDDQQRNITITEVLKKLNDIDVIGHNGDVIGDAYEFLIGQFASEAGKKAGEFYTPHEVSDMMARIAAIGQEDKKLFSVFDPTMGSGSLMLNIRNYIKHPDSVKYHGQELNTTTYNLAKMNLILHDVNKEDMRLRNGDTLNKDWPTDEPYTFDAVLMNPPYSAKWSADDTFLDDSRFNRYGKLAPQSKADFAFLLHGFYHLKDLGTMAIVLPHGVLFRGAAEGVIRKKLLEDGSIDAVIGMPANLFFGTSIPTTVIILKKNRSTRDVLFIDASKEFIKEKNQNKLSKDNIDKIVETYKKRENVEKYAHVASFDEIKENDFNLNIPRYVDTFEEEAPVDMASVGSTIKDIRKEKAELESSLFDMISSLHFDEENAEWIKGALEVFNREK, from the coding sequence ATGGCTGAATTAAACGCAAAATTATTTAGTGCCGCAGACAACTTACGAAGCAAAATGGATGCATCAGAATACAAAAACTACTTATTAGGATTGATCTTTTACAAGTATTTATCTGATAAGTTATTAGAAAAAGTAGTTGAAATAGCAGATGAATCATTAGAAGAATACAACACACAAGAGAAACAAACTCAATTGTATAGAAATTTATTAGCAGATAAAGAGATAAAAAATGACTTGATTGAAACTTTAGTGGATACATTAAATTATGATATTGAACCAGAGTATTTATTTAATATATTAGCCAATCAAGCCAAACAAAACACGTTTCAGTTGAATGACTTAAATAAAGCCTTTATCGATTTGTCTACCAAATATGATCAATTTAACGGATTGTTTGATGATGTGGATTTGAAATCAAAAAAATTGGGATCAGATGATCAACAGCGGAATATTACCATTACAGAAGTCCTGAAGAAACTAAATGATATCGATGTAATTGGACATAACGGCGATGTCATTGGGGATGCCTATGAATTCCTAATTGGTCAATTTGCCTCAGAAGCTGGTAAGAAGGCTGGAGAATTTTATACACCTCATGAAGTTTCTGACATGATGGCTCGTATTGCTGCAATCGGTCAAGAAGACAAAAAATTGTTTAGCGTATTTGACCCAACGATGGGCTCAGGTTCCTTAATGTTGAATATCCGAAACTATATTAAGCATCCAGATAGTGTAAAGTATCATGGGCAAGAACTAAATACTACGACCTATAATCTAGCAAAGATGAACTTGATTTTGCATGATGTTAATAAAGAAGATATGCGTTTACGCAATGGGGATACATTGAACAAAGATTGGCCGACAGATGAGCCTTATACCTTTGATGCTGTCCTTATGAATCCACCCTACTCTGCAAAATGGTCCGCAGATGATACATTCTTAGATGATTCGCGCTTCAATCGTTACGGGAAGTTAGCGCCACAATCAAAAGCAGACTTTGCTTTTCTTTTACATGGGTTCTATCATTTGAAAGATTTGGGAACAATGGCTATCGTCTTACCGCATGGGGTACTGTTCCGTGGAGCTGCAGAAGGTGTGATTCGGAAGAAATTATTAGAAGATGGCAGTATTGACGCCGTCATTGGTATGCCAGCAAACTTATTCTTTGGGACATCGATTCCAACAACAGTCATCATCTTGAAGAAAAATCGTAGCACTCGTGATGTGTTATTTATTGATGCAAGTAAGGAGTTTATTAAAGAAAAGAACCAAAATAAACTTTCCAAAGATAATATTGATAAGATTGTCGAAACATATAAGAAGCGCGAAAATGTGGAGAAATATGCCCATGTAGCTTCCTTTGATGAAATCAAAGAGAATGATTTCAATCTGAACATCCCTCGATACGTAGATACCTTTGAAGAAGAAGCGCCTGTTGATATGGCATCAGTTGGCTCAACTATTAAAGACATTCGAAAAGAAAAAGCAGAACTAGAATCTAGTCTATTTGACATGATTTCTTCGCTACACTTTGATGAAGAAAACGCAGAATGGATCAAGGGTGCATTAGAGGTGTTTAATCGTGAAAAATAA
- a CDS encoding restriction endonuclease subunit S, giving the protein MKNNHKPEIRFPGYTGDWEQRKLGDLADFSKGNGYSKSDLTDEGKPVILYGRLYTKYETVIESIDTFTIEKEKSVISKGNEVIVPASGETSEDISRASAVSKPGIILGGDLNIVRPSNEIDPVFLALTISNGKQQKELSKRAQGKSVVHLHNSDLKEVNLLFPKKEEQTKIGNFFKKLDETIALHQQELTTFKQTKQGFLQKMFPKEGESVPEVRFLGFTGDWEQRKLGELADFSKGNGYSKSDLTDKGKPIILYGRLYTKYETVIDSVDTFTIEKEKSVLSKGNEVIIPSSGETSEDISRASVVSRPGIILGGDLNIVHPIIDIDPVFLAVTISNGKQQKELSRRAQGKSVVHLYNSDLKEVNLFFPKKDEQVKIGSFFKQLDGIIALHQRELDALKETKKAFLQKMFV; this is encoded by the coding sequence GTGAAAAATAACCATAAACCAGAAATTCGATTTCCTGGATATACTGGAGATTGGGAACAGCGTAAGTTGGGAGATTTAGCAGATTTCTCTAAAGGTAATGGATATTCAAAAAGTGATTTGACTGATGAAGGTAAACCAGTAATTTTGTATGGGCGATTATATACAAAGTATGAAACCGTTATTGAATCTATAGATACATTTACTATAGAAAAAGAAAAATCTGTAATAAGTAAAGGCAATGAAGTAATCGTTCCAGCTTCAGGAGAAACTTCTGAAGACATTTCAAGAGCATCAGCTGTTAGTAAACCAGGAATAATTTTGGGTGGAGATTTAAATATTGTACGACCAAGTAATGAGATTGACCCAGTATTCTTAGCCCTGACTATCTCGAATGGTAAACAGCAAAAAGAATTAAGCAAGCGAGCTCAAGGGAAATCTGTTGTTCACCTGCATAATTCAGATTTAAAAGAAGTTAATCTGCTTTTTCCGAAAAAAGAAGAACAAACTAAAATCGGTAATTTCTTTAAGAAGCTCGATGAGACTATCGCTCTTCATCAGCAAGAACTAACCACCTTCAAACAAACAAAACAGGGATTCTTGCAAAAAATGTTTCCAAAAGAAGGGGAGTCCGTGCCGGAGGTTCGATTCCTAGGATTTACCGGAGATTGGGAACAGCGTAAGTTGGGGGAGTTAGCAGATTTCTCAAAAGGTAATGGATACTCAAAAAGTGATTTGACTGATAAAGGTAAACCAATAATTTTGTATGGGCGATTATATACAAAATATGAAACCGTTATAGATTCTGTTGATACATTTACTATAGAGAAAGAGAAATCCGTATTAAGCAAGGGCAATGAAGTGATCATTCCATCTTCTGGAGAGACTTCTGAAGATATTTCAAGAGCATCAGTTGTTAGTAGACCTGGAATTATTTTAGGTGGTGATTTAAATATCGTACATCCAATTATTGATATTGACCCGGTGTTCCTAGCGGTTACCATCTCAAATGGTAAACAGCAGAAAGAATTAAGTAGACGAGCACAAGGTAAATCTGTTGTTCACCTGTATAATTCAGATTTAAAAGAAGTGAATTTATTTTTTCCAAAAAAAGATGAGCAAGTCAAAATCGGCAGTTTTTTTAAACAACTAGACGGCATTATCGCTCTCCATCAACGTGAATTAGATGCCTTAAAAGAAACGAAAAAAGCATTCCTACAAAAGATGTTTGTCTAA
- a CDS encoding type I restriction endonuclease subunit R has translation MTKIPHNDEAEVERRLIEVLGEGHNQWNYRPDLKSEEDLWKNLRQKITQNNLSEIGDHPISDKEFDTIKTELLSKTKTPFDAARWLKGENGIARITIEREDVSLGSMSLVLYSNQDIGGGISTYEVVHQIAKQKAKVDDRDRRFDVTLLINGLPIVQIELKQVSAKDGVFQAYNQIKKYAEEGLFRNNIFSTLQIFVISNEQTTRYFANALPKDIHKKFVFSWRTTDNRKVENLYEFVKQVLNIPDAHRLIANYTIVSEDQDNKTLMVLHPYQIHAIEALFTSAMKHESGHVWHATGSGKTLTSFVSTKLLARKPGVDRTIMLIDRKDLDNQTTKEFTKFASEFNTGISSDNAKSNSLIVGTESAKELSNTLLSDTNSNTVIITTRQKLEAALRYAQRQEEQKGTQRFKKLLGQHIVFVVDECHRALSAEGMKEIKGFFQNSTWFGFTGTPIFNENKKQAKGQLARTTRDQYGEVLHTYTIKNALDDGAVLGFQVEHEDTIEPTSLNNYIFNQLRLNEKYANFSNDEINDMIDQMDGIEKEAYLEPSTFESDDHIQKVIHKIFRPDNAYIKFDFQNGRPQKSAILTTSSIDMAKRYYQAIKEMTKDPEWLTKEFAGHPIRTGRTIEDPDFPRIAVTYSIQENEDNSKKIQDEMKEIIKDYNDYYNTAWSIEDIERYNGDINNRLARKKAEFKEFGKQIDLVIVVDRLLTGFDAPTIQTLFVDRNLTYANLIQAFSRTNRTYPGKTKGLIVTFRKPSTMEQNVEDATKLYSQAQEESNLVYPTYDESRKRFQKAHKTLKKLVPNSTDIDEHSPLETRIEFVKAFQELNNAYEALVTYDDYNDEMDKSKALQEQVKTLEEYIGVYNTVKGSLVDERDGDRPGGPDFSDIEFYGENAIKIYDIDSTYIDRLLETYSANNQNIRDEIEKVLQKLKKSEIVKEVYRAILNAIDAKEINSEEDTFVVKRRFFTESYNKAIGEFAKAWFVDEGELHSSAVQYVIGSEPIPNIGGIIDSKQFDKFKAVHPDAKPLKYGPEMKRQWRKTLDEVIVPLKDELR, from the coding sequence ATGACAAAAATACCGCATAATGATGAAGCTGAAGTAGAACGTCGACTGATTGAAGTGCTAGGAGAAGGACATAATCAATGGAATTATCGTCCAGATTTAAAATCAGAAGAAGACCTATGGAAGAATTTGCGTCAAAAAATTACACAAAATAACTTATCAGAAATTGGAGATCATCCAATTTCTGATAAAGAATTTGACACCATTAAAACAGAATTACTATCAAAAACAAAGACACCCTTTGATGCGGCTAGATGGCTCAAAGGGGAGAATGGAATTGCTCGTATTACGATTGAACGTGAAGATGTATCTTTAGGTTCGATGTCTTTAGTGTTGTATTCCAATCAAGACATTGGTGGCGGAATCTCTACATATGAAGTCGTTCATCAGATTGCGAAACAAAAGGCAAAAGTTGATGATCGTGATCGCCGATTTGACGTGACACTCTTAATCAATGGGTTGCCAATTGTTCAAATTGAATTGAAGCAAGTCAGTGCCAAAGATGGCGTATTCCAAGCCTATAATCAAATTAAGAAATACGCAGAAGAAGGGTTGTTTAGAAATAATATCTTTTCTACTCTTCAAATATTTGTCATTTCCAACGAACAAACGACTCGCTATTTTGCCAATGCGTTGCCAAAAGACATACATAAGAAATTTGTCTTTAGTTGGCGGACAACGGACAATCGAAAAGTAGAAAATCTCTATGAATTTGTGAAACAGGTCTTAAATATTCCAGATGCACATCGCTTGATTGCCAATTATACGATCGTTAGCGAGGATCAAGACAACAAAACCTTAATGGTATTGCACCCTTATCAAATTCATGCGATTGAAGCCTTGTTTACATCTGCCATGAAACATGAATCTGGACATGTGTGGCATGCGACCGGTTCAGGAAAAACGTTGACAAGTTTTGTCTCTACGAAATTATTAGCTCGCAAACCAGGTGTAGATCGTACCATTATGCTTATTGACCGAAAAGACTTGGATAATCAAACGACGAAAGAATTCACCAAATTTGCTTCCGAGTTTAATACCGGTATTTCTTCTGATAATGCCAAGTCTAATAGCTTGATTGTCGGAACCGAAAGTGCGAAAGAGCTGAGTAATACTCTACTATCTGATACCAATTCCAATACAGTGATTATTACCACTCGCCAAAAATTAGAAGCTGCCTTGCGTTATGCTCAAAGACAAGAAGAACAAAAAGGCACCCAACGTTTTAAGAAACTACTAGGGCAACATATTGTCTTTGTCGTAGATGAATGCCATCGTGCGTTAAGTGCAGAAGGAATGAAAGAGATTAAGGGTTTTTTTCAAAATTCTACATGGTTTGGTTTTACAGGTACGCCGATATTTAATGAAAATAAAAAACAAGCTAAAGGCCAATTAGCTCGCACCACTCGTGATCAATATGGAGAAGTTTTGCACACTTATACTATTAAAAATGCATTGGATGATGGGGCTGTTTTAGGGTTCCAAGTAGAGCATGAAGATACGATTGAACCCACATCATTAAATAATTATATTTTTAATCAACTTCGTCTAAATGAAAAATACGCCAATTTTAGTAATGATGAAATTAACGATATGATCGATCAAATGGATGGAATAGAGAAGGAAGCATATCTTGAACCATCTACTTTCGAAAGTGATGATCATATTCAAAAAGTCATTCATAAGATTTTTCGACCAGATAATGCCTATATCAAATTTGACTTCCAAAACGGTCGCCCGCAAAAGTCTGCCATCTTAACAACAAGTTCCATTGATATGGCGAAACGCTACTATCAGGCAATCAAGGAAATGACCAAAGATCCAGAATGGTTGACGAAAGAATTTGCTGGACATCCAATCCGAACAGGGCGTACGATTGAAGATCCGGACTTCCCTCGGATTGCCGTCACCTATTCGATACAAGAAAACGAAGATAATTCCAAAAAAATTCAAGATGAAATGAAAGAAATTATTAAGGACTATAACGATTATTATAATACAGCTTGGTCGATAGAAGATATTGAACGATATAATGGTGATATTAACAATCGTTTAGCTCGTAAGAAAGCAGAATTCAAAGAATTTGGGAAACAAATTGACCTTGTTATTGTTGTGGATCGCTTATTAACTGGATTCGATGCACCCACGATTCAAACGTTATTTGTGGATCGAAATTTAACTTATGCCAATTTGATCCAAGCTTTTTCTCGGACCAATCGTACCTATCCTGGAAAGACAAAAGGATTAATTGTAACATTCCGAAAACCTTCGACAATGGAACAGAATGTAGAAGATGCGACGAAGTTATATTCTCAAGCACAAGAGGAATCTAATCTTGTTTATCCAACTTATGATGAATCGAGGAAACGCTTCCAAAAGGCTCACAAAACATTGAAAAAACTGGTACCAAATTCAACCGACATTGACGAGCACTCTCCACTTGAAACTCGGATTGAATTTGTGAAAGCTTTTCAGGAGTTAAATAATGCCTACGAAGCTTTAGTTACGTATGATGATTATAACGATGAAATGGATAAATCAAAAGCACTCCAAGAACAGGTAAAGACCTTAGAAGAATATATTGGCGTGTACAACACGGTTAAGGGATCGCTAGTCGATGAAAGGGACGGTGATAGACCAGGAGGACCAGATTTCTCAGACATTGAATTCTATGGAGAAAATGCGATTAAGATCTATGATATTGACTCAACCTATATTGACCGATTATTAGAAACGTACTCAGCAAATAATCAGAATATCCGTGACGAGATCGAAAAAGTACTTCAAAAACTGAAAAAATCAGAAATTGTTAAAGAGGTATACCGTGCGATTTTAAACGCCATTGATGCCAAAGAAATAAATTCAGAGGAAGATACTTTTGTAGTGAAACGACGTTTCTTCACCGAGTCCTATAATAAAGCGATTGGAGAATTTGCGAAAGCTTGGTTTGTGGATGAAGGAGAGCTGCATTCATCTGCTGTTCAATATGTAATAGGATCAGAGCCTATTCCAAATATCGGGGGAATTATTGACAGTAAGCAATTTGATAAGTTTAAAGCCGTACATCCAGATGCAAAACCGTTAAAATATGGACCAGAAATGAAGCGTCAGTGGAGAAAGACGTTAGATGAAGTCATTGTACCTTTGAAGGATGAGTTGAGATAA
- a CDS encoding restriction endonuclease → MAVPGYQDFMYPFLKQLEDGKEYRLQDLYVLLANHFNLTDEDIAEKLPSGKQTLLVNRIGWARTYLNKAGLIKIVRRAVFKITEEGLKIIKDPALTRIDRKFLTKYESFNEFIKNTSSDKKTPEVSIDGEQTPLELIDYNYNVLKNELQELILEKILECSPAFFERLIVDLIVAMGYGGSVNDAGRAIGKTGDEGIDGIIKEDVLGLDMIYLQAKRWKVDSTVSRPAIQGFVGSLVGKKASKGIFITTAKFSKEARIYAESIDKRVILIDGQELTNLMFKYNVGVSDEEVYTTKKIDLDFFEE, encoded by the coding sequence ATGGCTGTTCCGGGTTATCAAGATTTTATGTATCCATTTCTTAAGCAGTTAGAAGATGGTAAAGAGTATAGATTACAGGATTTATATGTGTTGCTAGCAAATCATTTTAATTTAACAGACGAAGATATTGCAGAGAAACTCCCAAGTGGTAAGCAAACTCTATTAGTTAATCGAATTGGATGGGCTAGAACTTATTTAAATAAAGCAGGGTTAATTAAGATAGTGAGAAGAGCAGTATTTAAAATTACTGAAGAAGGGTTAAAAATAATTAAAGATCCAGCTTTGACACGAATTGATAGAAAGTTTTTGACTAAGTATGAGAGCTTCAATGAGTTTATTAAAAATACATCATCTGATAAGAAAACACCTGAAGTATCAATCGATGGGGAACAAACTCCGCTCGAATTAATTGATTACAACTATAATGTATTGAAAAATGAGCTTCAAGAATTGATATTAGAAAAAATTCTAGAATGTTCTCCAGCCTTTTTTGAACGTTTGATTGTCGATTTGATTGTAGCTATGGGCTATGGTGGGTCAGTAAATGATGCTGGAAGAGCAATTGGTAAAACAGGCGATGAAGGAATAGATGGAATCATTAAAGAGGATGTATTAGGTTTAGATATGATCTATTTACAAGCGAAACGCTGGAAAGTTGATTCAACTGTATCAAGACCTGCTATTCAAGGATTTGTAGGTAGTTTAGTTGGAAAGAAAGCTTCGAAAGGAATCTTCATTACGACAGCTAAATTTTCTAAAGAAGCTAGGATCTATGCTGAGTCAATTGATAAAAGAGTAATTCTAATTGATGGACAAGAACTAACTAATTTGATGTTTAAGTATAATGTAGGGGTATCTGATGAAGAAGTTTATACTACTAAGAAGATTGATTTGGACTTCTTTGAAGAGTAA